Sequence from the Thermococcus nautili genome:
AGCTGCTGTGCAACCATACAGCCCTCCCGCGCTATCTCCACCGAGATTCCCTCCAGCTCTGGGATGTCACGCAGGGCCCCGTTCTTGACCTCCAGAACCGTTCCAAGCCCGTTTATGACTGAGTTCACTATGGCTTTTGCCCACTTCCAGCCGACTGCGTTTTCAGTGACCCTCGTCTCTATCCCGGCCTCGTTGAAGACCTTCGCGACCTCCTCGACGAACTCAGCCCTTCCCGTTGGATACTTCCCGATGACGGTTATCCCCTTTCCCGTCCACCTGACGACGCCCCAGTCAACGAGCATTGCGCCGTTTGTGGTTATTCCCCCGATGACGTTGGGCGTCAGCTTCAAGGCTAACTCCTCGTTTCCGAGGCCGTTCTGGACGCTCAGAACCCACGTCTCCGGCCCTATGCAGTTCCTCGCGCACTCTAAGGCGGTCTTCGTTGAGTAGGACTTCGTTGTCAGGAGGAGCAGGTCCGGAGGCTCGTCCGGCGCGTGGAGGGAAGCCTTGACCTTCACCTTGAACTCCTCTATTCCGGTAATCTTCAGTCCGTTCTCGTTTACCGCCTTAACCTGCTCCTCTCGCCCTATGAGCAGGACGTCGTTTCCGGCCCTCGCCAGGAGCGCGCCGAGAAGGGAGCCTATGCTTCCAGCTCCGAGCACGTAAATCCTCATCCTCTCACCTCAGGAGCTTTCTAAGGTGGTTGAGCGAGTAAACGTAAACCAGCGCGAAGAGGGCCAGCTTAACCCTCTCGGGAACCTGGTAAGCCCCGATTAGGTAGAGCGCCGACGCCGGGAGGAGCCCGAAGGAAGAGAGAACCCGGTTCCTCAGTAGGAGGAACGGAACGGCAACCCCGAGAACTGCCCCTGTGCTCCCGAGGTTGTAGAGGCCGAGCGCTATGGCAAGACCAGTCCCCCCGATTACCGCGTTGATGAAGCGCTCCCAGAACTTCACCGGCTGTTTCTCGTAGGGAT
This genomic interval carries:
- a CDS encoding 2-dehydropantoate 2-reductase, with product MRIYVLGAGSIGSLLGALLARAGNDVLLIGREEQVKAVNENGLKITGIEEFKVKVKASLHAPDEPPDLLLLTTKSYSTKTALECARNCIGPETWVLSVQNGLGNEELALKLTPNVIGGITTNGAMLVDWGVVRWTGKGITVIGKYPTGRAEFVEEVAKVFNEAGIETRVTENAVGWKWAKAIVNSVINGLGTVLEVKNGALRDIPELEGISVEIAREGCMVAQQLGIEFEIHPLELLWDTIERTRENYNSTLQDIMRGRRTEVDYIHGKIVEYAHSVGLEAPRNELLWALIKGKENLNRGSTNR